TCTTCCGAAATACAAAATATATCTCAAACTAATGATAGACGGTATCGCAGGCAATGCTTTTTCAGCTAAGACGCTTGCGCCGATTGATATTGATCCGACCAAAGGCAATGAAGATAAAGTTATTAAAGTTTCAAGGGAACGGTATGCTACTAGCGCTGAAGAAGTGGAAGACAAAATAAAGCGCTGGAGCGGAATGCTTGTCGAAGAAAAAGCCAGGGAAGCAGTTAGAGTTGCTCGATCAGCAGAATGCATTGTTGTCCAGCCTAAAAAGTCTCAGGTTTTCGCACCTATTAAAAATATTGCGCCACTGGAGATAAAACAGAATATCATAAAAGAAGAAACAACAACTCCTGTTAAAAGTTTATCAGAAAATGAGCCTGCTCCGGATGTAAAGATTTTATATGACGCGATTTGTGATACTTGCGGAGAAAAAATACAGGTTCCTTTCAAGCCGGACGCACAAAGGCCGACATTCTGCAAGGATTGTTTTAAGGATTATCAAAGAGCAATAGCTAGAGCTAAAAATCGAGAATCAATCTGCCTGCCAGCGAGGCGAGGAAGCATGAATCATAAGGATGTTCAGATTTCGAGTAAAAATAATCAATCAACGAATGAAAACAATAGTCCTGAAAAAATAAAGAGCATCGAAAGAAAAGCTTTTGTTTCAGAGGAAAATCCAATAGTTCTTTCCCAGCTTCAATACGTTGCTCCAAAAAATTTCAAACAAAACCACAAAAAAACAACAGTCAATCTTCGGGAACTGAGGGAACTTATTAAAAAAAGTAAAGGTGACTAATAGCAAGAATAATAAAAGAGTGATCGTCGCTATGTCCGGAGGAGTTGATTCTTCTGTTGCAGCGCTTTTGCTAAAAAATAAAGGGTACGACGTTCGAGGAATATTTCTTGATTTTTTTGGCAATGAAAATAGCGTAAAAGAAGTTAGAGAAATATCGCAAAAAATCGGGATTTCACTTGAAATAGTCGATGCCTCTAAAGATTTCAAGAAAAAAGTAGTAGATTATTTTTTAGAAGAACTTGAAAGCGGGAACACTCCGAATCCTTGCGTGGTTTGCAATAAGGAAATAAAGTTTAGGGTTTTATTTGAAAAAATGTTTGAACTAAAGGCAGATTATGTTGCTACTGGACACTATGCTCGTATTAAAAGAATCACGAATTATGAATCACGAATTATGAATTTTATTTTATTTGAGGCAAAAGACAAAAATAAAGACCAGAGTTATTTTCTCTATCGCTTAAATCAAAAAGAATTATCAAAAATTTTGTTTCCCCTGGGCAATTACACAAAACCGGAAGTAAGAAAAATGGCTAAAAAATTTGGTTTACCGGTTTATGACAAAAAAGAATCACAGGATATTTGCTTCATTTCGGAAAAAGGCTATGAAAAATTTTTGAAGAAAATGTTAAAGCTCAGAAAAGGGAAAATCTGCGATTTGGAGGATAATATTCTGGGAACTCATGCGGGATTACCATTCTATACTATTGGTCAGAGAAAAGGCATAAAGATAGGCGGCAGGGGACCTTTTTATGTGACTAGGAAAGATTTTTCGAAAAATAGGCTGATTGTGGGCGAAGAAAAAGATCTTTTTAGCCAAAAAATGAAGCTTAAAAATATAAATTGGATAGGTAAAACTCCAAAATTTCCCGCCAAAACTTTAGTTAGGACGCGCTATCGAAATTCCCTGGTTAATGCTATAATAAGCAAAGATAACAATGTGGTGTTTGAAAATCCGCAAAGGGCAATCGCTCCTGGACAATCCGCCGTGTTTTATTCCGGAAAAGGAGAAGTTTTGGGCGGAGGGGTAATCGGATAATTTTCAATGATCAATGATCAATTTACAATCAAATCGCAATGAATAAATTTTCAAACATTGAAAATTGTAAATTGAAAATTGTAAATTCTCAATGGATAATTCAATTCAAAATTCGGCTACAGATGGATCCAATAGCCATGCTCAAAGGCAGCGCATCCAGTATGCTCTCTCTATTGCTGATTCTGATTTGAGAAAATTAGAGAGAGACAAGGAGGTTGAAGAAATGGAACTCAAGAGATTGGAAAAACAATTAGCCCTTCTCAATGTCAATATTTCCGAAAGAAAACAAAAAATAAAAAAGATTGAAAATGACAAGATGATGATGGAAAATGATATTAAAAGCCTTAAGAAGAAACTGAATGTTATTATTTAATAATTTAATTTCAATAAAAAAATGAAAGATGAAAGCAGGGTATTAAGTGAAATTGAAAGAATACGTTCTTCTGCGGGGGTAGATAGAGATGGAATATACGGAATAACTAAAAAAGTAAAAGGCGGACAAATTAAAAGCTGTAGCCAATTAATAAGCGAGCTCAGAAATATCGAAAGAATATCCAGCAGATACAAGGAATATGAACTCCAAGGAATTTTTGAAAGTATTTGTTAAGATTGACACTTCTGGCTTTAAATGATAGGATTGTCGGGTATTTATAATTCATAATTTACTAAAATATGCTAGCAATTATCAAGACTGGCGGGAAACAATATCTGGTCAAAAAAGGGACTAAGGTTAAAATTGAGAAAATAGAGGGAGAAGTGGGCGATTCTTTTGAATTTCCGGAAGTTCTCTTTGTCGGCAATGAAAAAGAAGCAAAAATCGGCGCTCCTTTCATTAAAGGCGCTAAGATCGAAGGAAAGATTTTGAAGCAAGACAGAGCAAAAAAAGTTACAGGAATCAAGCATCATGCCAAAAAAAGGTACAAAGTGAAATTCGGACACAGGCAGCCATTCACCGAAGTAGAAATTACTAAAATTGGATAGAGGATAGTAAAAAAGGGCGAGTCGCACAGTGTTATCTGCGACCGCCCTTTCTCTTTCTTTAGATGCCATATTGTAACTCCTCGAAAATCTCACTTTCCTCCACAATAGTCCATACTTCACAATGAATGCAATCCGCAGTTACCTCGAACTTTTTTGGATTCTGCGGACATTGAGAAATGTACACTTCTTCACCTTCATGAAGAGCTGACATTCCAATTGATCTTACCCTGTGTCCCTCGTGCCCAAAGAAAACACCATTGAAATCCTTGTCCAGAACAACTTTAATATTAATCATGACTTTCCTCCTTCATTTATTTTAACTCTCTACGATTGTTAATCGCAGAAGTTAATGTGCTTTCATCAATATACTCAATATCGCCGCCGGTTGTCAAACCTCGAGCCAATTGGGTAATTTTTATTTCCAATGGTTGAATTTTTCGTTTTAAATATAAAGCCGTCGCATCGCCTTCAGTGGTTGGGTTGGTAGCAATAATCACTTCTTCTATTTTTTCATTTTCTATTCTTTTCAAGAGTTCTGGTATTTTTAACTCATTTTCATTGTTGTTTTGAAAAATAGTTCCTCCCAGGACAAAGTATAATCCCTGATAGGCGCTGGTTTTTTCGAGAGATATTATATCCAACGGTTCTTCAACCACGCAAATCTGTTTCTGATTTCTCTTGGCGCCTCTGCAAATTTCACAAAGTTCTTCCTCGGCGATATTAAAACATTTCTGGCAGGTTTTCATGTGCTGGATATTTTCCAGATTCTCGGAAAATTCCTGAATTTTTTCCTTGTTTTGTTTGAATAAATATAAAACCAGTCGTTCGGCCATTTTTGGTCCAACGGAGGGAAGGCTTGAAAAATTATCAATAAGTTTTTTGAATCCTTTAGGGTACATAGTTTATAAGAAGTTTAAGTTCATTGTCATTCTGAGCGCCGCGCGAAGAATCTCAGAATTTATTATTGCGCGCTATATTTTGTTAGGGATCCTTCGTCGCGGCGACTCAGGATGACAAAACGTAAAGTTTAATTACTCCGTATGTACTCTCTCCAGCGATTTAAACGTTGTCGAAGTTTCTTCAAAATAAAGGCTCATTCTGCCAACCGGTCCGTTTCTATGCTTGGCAATATGAACTTCAACAATATTTTTGTTTGGAGTATCCGGTTTTTCGCGATCTTCCCGATACAAAAATAATACCACATCCGCATCCTGTTCAATGGATCCTGATTCACGAAGATCAGAAAGTTTTGGAATTTGCGGGGAACGGGATTCAACTGCACGGGAAAGCTGAGAAAGTGCCAGCACCGGAATATTGATTTCTCTCGCTAAATTTTTAAGGGCTCTGGAAATTTCGGAAATTTCCTGGACGCGATTTTCTTTTCCCCGTCCTTCCATAAGCTGCAAATAATCGATAATGATTAGTCCCAGATGATGCTCCGCTTGGAGGCGGCGCGCCATTGTTCTCATTTCCATTATATTAGCCGAAGCGGAATCATCGATGAAAATTGGAGCTTCGGAAAGTACGCCCATTGCTTCTCCAATCCTTTGAAAATCGTTATTTTCACCCTCGCTGCGAAGTTTTCCGGTTCGAAGACGCCAGAGATCAACCTGCGATTCAGCAGCGATCATACGATCAACAAGCTGGTCGGCTGACATTTCAAGGGAAAATATTCCGACTGGAACTTTTTCCCGAATTCCAATGTGCCTGGCAATATCAAGCGCCAGCGTTGTTTTCCCGATTGAAGGACGGGCAGCCAAAATGATCAGATCGGATTTTTGAAGTCCGGCCAAAATATTGTCCATATCCGGATATCCAGTCGGAACTCCTCGAAACTTGCTATTGTCTTTGTGAAGTTCGTCAATCCTATTAAAAGCTGACTCCAAAATATTTTTAATCGGAATGAAATCCTGCTTAATGTATTTCTGAGAAACTTTAAACAGTTTTTGTTCGGCTTCATCCAAAATTTTCTCCACATCTTCACCCTCCTTGTATCCCAGTTCCAAGATATCGCTGGCGGCTTTAATCAGCCTTCGCAACGTTGCTTTCTTTTGAACCACTTTAGCATAATGGACAACATTAGCCGCTGAAGGAACAGCATTTACAAGGGATGCTAAATAGGTTGAACCTCCGATTTGTTCCAATTTGTTTATTTCTTCCAGTTTATTGGAGATGCTAAGAACATCAATAGGCTCCCGTTCTTCATAGAGAGCCAGCATTTTTTCGTAAATCAAATTATGGTCATCTTTGTAGAAATCACCAACTTTAATAATATCAGCAATCTTAATAATAGCATCTTTGTCCAACATCAAAGACCCGAGAACCGACTGTTCGGCTTCAATATTGTGCGGCGGAATCTTCAGATTTTTGACGTCATTATCGTTTGCCATAGTTATTTTAAGTATAGCTAACGCATTCAACAAAAGCAATTTAAAAATAGCACTTTTTATGCAGAGCTTATAAACACCTTGACGCGTTATGCCTATTGTTGCGGAAAATAAAAAAATAAATTCTATTTCCTCTTTATTTTATACCCATCTAACGCATCTTCGACAATATATCCTTTTCCCTCAATCAGCTTTCTAATCCTGTCGGATTCGGCAAAGTCTTTGATTTTCTTGGTATTGTCTCGCTCCAAAGCGAGTTTTTTAATCTCTTCAGGTATTTCAGCCTCTTCTTTTGAAATATTTAATCCAAAAACTTTATTCATTTTTCCCCAAAATCCTAAAATCTCTTTTTTATTGCTCGGATTTAATTTATTTGTTTCAGTTATAAGCTCATACAAAATCGAAAGGGCAACTGGCATGTTCAGATCATCATTCATCGCCTCTTCAAATTTTTCCTGGTATTTTTCAATTTCTATCTCAGAACCGTTTCCGGCTTCTGGGTTTTTAAGATTATTTACAAAATCGGAAATTCGCTGAAAATTTGCACTAACTTGCCGGAGAGAATCCTCGGTAAAATTGGTCACACTTCGATAATGTGAGCTTAAAATCCAAAGTCTTACCGTCATCGCGCTATATTTCTTAACTGCATCCTTGATAGTAGTAAAATTTCCTAAAGACTTGCTCATTTTTTTGCCATCCACCATCACCATATTCCACAGAAACCAGTAATTGGCCATTTTCTTGCCAAGATAACTCTCACTTTGAGCAATTTCATTCTCATTATGAGGAAAAGCGTTTTCGTTTCCTCCGCCATGAATATCAAAAGTATCCTGTCCCAAGAGATCAGCGGACATAACTGAACATTCAATATGCCAGCCGGGATATCCCACGCTCCACGGACTTTCCCATTTCAAAATATGTTCATCCGATGCTTTTATCCAAAGGGCAAAATCAAGAGGATTTTTCTTTTCCGGATTGATTTCCACGCGCGCTCCTGAAATTAAATCCTCTTTTTTCTTTCCGGAAAGTTTTCCATAATCCGGAAATTTGTCCACTGAAAAATATACCGAACCGTTTACCTCGTAGGCAAAACCTTTTTTAATCAGTTCTTCATTGAATTTAATAATTTGCGCGATGTATCTGGTCGGACGAGGATTAAAATGCGCCGGCTTGATATTGAGAGATTTGAAATCTTGTTCGGATAATCCAATATATTTTTCCGCAATGGCGATTGGATCAATTTTTTCCGCTTTAGCTCTCCTTTCGATTGGGTCTTCTCCTTCTTCGGAATTATTAACTAAGTGTCCGACATCCGTATAATTCATGATATGCCGGACTTCAAATCCGGAATATTCCAAGTATCGGCGAAGCACATCAACTGAAACATAACCCCGGGCGTGTCCCAGATGGCAAGCATCATAAACCGTCGGACCGCAAATATACATCGAAACCTTACCAGCGTGTATTGGCTCAAAAGGTTCTTTCTGTTTTGTTAGCGAGTTGTATAAATTGAGCATAAAAAAGAATTATGAACTGTGAATTATGAATCAAGAATCAAGAATTGCATAATTCATTATTCATAATTCGTGATTCTTTGTCAATTACAGCCACTTTTTGCTTTTAAATAGCGTGATGGTAAAAATTCCAATTACAGACATTATTGCCATATGAATCCAGAAACCATAGGGATTGTTTCCAAAGGGAATGCTGGCACTCATAGCCAAGATGTTTGAATAAACCGTTAGAGGCAAAAGGACTGCTGAAAAAATCGTCAAAATTTTCATCGTCATATCCAGCTTGTTGGAAAGCAGCGAATTGTTTGTTTCTTCCAGAGATTCTACTATTTCCTTGCTATTTTCCAGAATATTCCAAAGACGAATGTTGGTTCCCATTAAATCCTGAAAATATGGAAACAAATCTTTCGAAATCAAATCACAGTTTTTTCGCATAATCGATTCAAGGATTGAACGCTGAGGCTTGAGTGTTCTTCTGAAATTTAAAATATCCCTTTTGACAACGGAAATTTCCATCACCATTTCTTTTTCGTTGCCCTTAAAAATTTCCTCCTCGACAGTATTAAGTTTTTCCATAATGTGGTCAGCTTTAGGAAAACAGGATTCAAAAAGTATTTCCAGGAGGTGATACATCAAATGCGCCGGAGTTTTCCCCATATAGAGCCTTCGTTTTCCTTCACTGCCTTCTAGCTGATCAAAAAATTCAGTGAGCTGATAGATTTCCTTTAGGTGTCCGGTTATCAGATGATCTTTAGTAAGAACAATATCCAATTCTCCCGGATATGTTGTTCTGGTGATTACGTCGAAAAGGGGAATGTGGACTGTAAGAAAAAGACAATTGCCATATTCGGTCGCTTTGGGGCGCATTGTCGGAGTCAAGAACTCTTCAATTGCCAAAGGATGAATATCGAAATTTTCCTGAAGATAGAGAATATCATCAGCCGAAGGGTCGTCAAAATCAATCCAGGTTATTTTTTTAAAGGTTACCTCCTTCATGCTATTTTTGTTTTTTGTATTTAGCTTTTATAAATTTATTATATACTATTATTTTCATTTGACAAAATCAGGTTTTCGATAAATCATAAGGGTATGTTAAAAAAGTTCATTTTAATTTTGATAAGGGCATACCAGAAAACATTATCCTTGGATCATGGCTTTCTTTCCTATGTTTATTCGGAAAGGCTTTGCCGTTTTCATCCTACTTGCTCGGAATATGCCTATCAGGCGATTGCAAAGTATGGCGCAATCAGAGGAAGTTGGATGGGACTCCGGCGAATAATTCGCTGCCATCCATGGAATGACGGAGGATACGATCCGGTGAAATAGTTCTTTCTATGTCAAAAATATGGGGGATAACATGAAAAAGCAAAAACAGACTACGAAAATCAAGCGTTATCCATACATTGAAGTGGCCAACAGGAATAAGCCAGAAGCTTTATCCGAGTGCCCTTATCCAATCTTAGGAGAAGTGTCTGAAGCATCTTGCGAAGTATGTCCAGTAAAAAGGCCGGTGAATGCAATATGGATCTTGTTAAAGAAGACGAAGTTGTGATATACAGAAAAGAACCGACGAGAAGTAACCTGCAGTAAAAATATAAACAAGGGAGATGTCAAAAAAAAGGGGGTAAGAAAAATGGAAGACGAGAAAGAAAGGGAGAGAGAGAAGAATTCTGAAGAAGTAAGACGCGAAGAAAAGGGGAAAATTCTTCTGTTGGCTCTTGCAGGAGGAATTCCCGCAACGCGAGAGGTTAATCCTCCTGGCCATTGGGAGTATTGCAAAAACAATGCGACATAGAAGAGTAAGGGATTTGTCCGGAAACCGCTTCCGAACAAATCCCGTTTTTTATTTTCAAATAAAATGTTATAATAAAAAAGTAATTATTTAAATTTAATTATGAAAAAGAAAATCA
Above is a genomic segment from Parcubacteria group bacterium containing:
- the mnmA gene encoding tRNA 2-thiouridine(34) synthase MnmA — translated: MTNSKNNKRVIVAMSGGVDSSVAALLLKNKGYDVRGIFLDFFGNENSVKEVREISQKIGISLEIVDASKDFKKKVVDYFLEELESGNTPNPCVVCNKEIKFRVLFEKMFELKADYVATGHYARIKRITNYESRIMNFILFEAKDKNKDQSYFLYRLNQKELSKILFPLGNYTKPEVRKMAKKFGLPVYDKKESQDICFISEKGYEKFLKKMLKLRKGKICDLEDNILGTHAGLPFYTIGQRKGIKIGGRGPFYVTRKDFSKNRLIVGEEKDLFSQKMKLKNINWIGKTPKFPAKTLVRTRYRNSLVNAIISKDNNVVFENPQRAIAPGQSAVFYSGKGEVLGGGVIG
- the rplU gene encoding 50S ribosomal protein L21; its protein translation is MLAIIKTGGKQYLVKKGTKVKIEKIEGEVGDSFEFPEVLFVGNEKEAKIGAPFIKGAKIEGKILKQDRAKKVTGIKHHAKKRYKVKFGHRQPFTEVEITKIG
- the recR gene encoding recombination mediator RecR, producing MYPKGFKKLIDNFSSLPSVGPKMAERLVLYLFKQNKEKIQEFSENLENIQHMKTCQKCFNIAEEELCEICRGAKRNQKQICVVEEPLDIISLEKTSAYQGLYFVLGGTIFQNNNENELKIPELLKRIENEKIEEVIIATNPTTEGDATALYLKRKIQPLEIKITQLARGLTTGGDIEYIDESTLTSAINNRRELK
- the dnaB gene encoding replicative DNA helicase, translated to MANDNDVKNLKIPPHNIEAEQSVLGSLMLDKDAIIKIADIIKVGDFYKDDHNLIYEKMLALYEEREPIDVLSISNKLEEINKLEQIGGSTYLASLVNAVPSAANVVHYAKVVQKKATLRRLIKAASDILELGYKEGEDVEKILDEAEQKLFKVSQKYIKQDFIPIKNILESAFNRIDELHKDNSKFRGVPTGYPDMDNILAGLQKSDLIILAARPSIGKTTLALDIARHIGIREKVPVGIFSLEMSADQLVDRMIAAESQVDLWRLRTGKLRSEGENNDFQRIGEAMGVLSEAPIFIDDSASANIMEMRTMARRLQAEHHLGLIIIDYLQLMEGRGKENRVQEISEISRALKNLAREINIPVLALSQLSRAVESRSPQIPKLSDLRESGSIEQDADVVLFLYREDREKPDTPNKNIVEVHIAKHRNGPVGRMSLYFEETSTTFKSLERVHTE
- the cysS gene encoding cysteine--tRNA ligase; translated protein: MLNLYNSLTKQKEPFEPIHAGKVSMYICGPTVYDACHLGHARGYVSVDVLRRYLEYSGFEVRHIMNYTDVGHLVNNSEEGEDPIERRAKAEKIDPIAIAEKYIGLSEQDFKSLNIKPAHFNPRPTRYIAQIIKFNEELIKKGFAYEVNGSVYFSVDKFPDYGKLSGKKKEDLISGARVEINPEKKNPLDFALWIKASDEHILKWESPWSVGYPGWHIECSVMSADLLGQDTFDIHGGGNENAFPHNENEIAQSESYLGKKMANYWFLWNMVMVDGKKMSKSLGNFTTIKDAVKKYSAMTVRLWILSSHYRSVTNFTEDSLRQVSANFQRISDFVNNLKNPEAGNGSEIEIEKYQEKFEEAMNDDLNMPVALSILYELITETNKLNPSNKKEILGFWGKMNKVFGLNISKEEAEIPEEIKKLALERDNTKKIKDFAESDRIRKLIEGKGYIVEDALDGYKIKRK
- a CDS encoding magnesium transporter CorA family protein; amino-acid sequence: MKEVTFKKITWIDFDDPSADDILYLQENFDIHPLAIEEFLTPTMRPKATEYGNCLFLTVHIPLFDVITRTTYPGELDIVLTKDHLITGHLKEIYQLTEFFDQLEGSEGKRRLYMGKTPAHLMYHLLEILFESCFPKADHIMEKLNTVEEEIFKGNEKEMVMEISVVKRDILNFRRTLKPQRSILESIMRKNCDLISKDLFPYFQDLMGTNIRLWNILENSKEIVESLEETNNSLLSNKLDMTMKILTIFSAVLLPLTVYSNILAMSASIPFGNNPYGFWIHMAIMSVIGIFTITLFKSKKWL
- the yidD gene encoding membrane protein insertion efficiency factor YidD; translation: MLKKFILILIRAYQKTLSLDHGFLSYVYSERLCRFHPTCSEYAYQAIAKYGAIRGSWMGLRRIIRCHPWNDGGYDPVK